A window of Thermus tengchongensis contains these coding sequences:
- the cysS gene encoding cysteine--tRNA ligase yields MGLRIYDTLQRAKVDFIPATPGHVGIYVCGPTVYSDPHLGHARGPIVYDVLRRYFLHMGYKVRFVSNITDVGHLTDDADQGEDKILKRAKLEQLEPMEVAEKYTWSYFDAITALNVLRPSIAPRASGHIPEQIELTERLLKLGFAYERKGSVYFRVRAFPEYGKLSGKRLEELRAGARVEVREEKEDPLDFALWKAAEPGHLMRWKSPWGEGYPGWHIECTAMSLKYLGEGFDIHAGGIDLQFPHHECEIAQAEAAGYRFARHWMHHNHVLLEGEKMAKSTGNLVLLHDLLKAHEPMALRFYLLQTHYRSPMDFTWEGLEAAKRGYTRLLTAYREVRTHLKTASPGTTPELERALDALEKDFLEAIENDLSTPEALAAFFTFLPELNRLLPEAKGDTLRRTAQVFHTLGEGILGLFPERVLEEKVSGPLLEGLVTLLLELREEARRAKDYAKSDLIRERLKSLGIIVEDTKEGPKWRLEMA; encoded by the coding sequence ATGGGCCTGCGCATCTACGATACCCTGCAGCGCGCGAAGGTGGACTTCATCCCCGCCACCCCGGGGCACGTGGGCATCTACGTGTGCGGCCCCACCGTCTACTCCGACCCCCACTTGGGCCACGCCCGGGGGCCCATCGTTTACGATGTCCTGCGCCGCTACTTCCTGCACATGGGTTACAAGGTGCGCTTCGTTTCCAACATCACCGACGTGGGCCACCTCACTGACGACGCCGACCAAGGGGAGGACAAGATCCTCAAACGGGCCAAGCTGGAGCAGCTGGAGCCCATGGAGGTAGCGGAGAAGTACACCTGGAGCTACTTCGACGCCATCACCGCCCTGAACGTCCTGAGGCCTTCCATCGCCCCCCGCGCCTCGGGCCACATCCCCGAGCAGATTGAGCTCACGGAAAGGCTTTTAAAGCTTGGCTTCGCCTACGAGCGCAAGGGTAGCGTCTACTTCCGGGTGCGGGCCTTCCCCGAGTACGGGAAGCTTTCCGGCAAGCGCCTGGAGGAGCTTAGGGCGGGGGCCCGGGTGGAGGTGCGGGAGGAGAAGGAAGACCCCCTGGACTTCGCCCTCTGGAAGGCTGCCGAACCCGGCCACCTCATGCGCTGGAAGAGCCCCTGGGGGGAGGGCTACCCCGGCTGGCACATCGAGTGCACCGCCATGAGCCTCAAGTACCTGGGGGAAGGGTTTGACATCCACGCCGGGGGCATCGACCTGCAGTTCCCCCACCACGAGTGCGAGATCGCCCAGGCGGAGGCCGCGGGCTACCGCTTCGCCCGCCACTGGATGCACCACAACCACGTGCTTCTGGAAGGGGAAAAGATGGCCAAGAGCACGGGGAACCTGGTCCTCCTCCACGACCTCCTTAAGGCCCACGAGCCCATGGCCCTCCGCTTTTACCTCCTCCAGACCCACTACCGGAGCCCCATGGACTTCACCTGGGAGGGCCTCGAGGCGGCCAAGCGGGGGTATACCCGGCTTCTTACCGCCTACCGCGAGGTCCGAACCCATCTGAAGACGGCAAGCCCGGGCACCACCCCGGAGCTGGAAAGGGCGCTGGACGCTCTGGAAAAGGACTTCCTGGAGGCCATAGAGAACGACCTCAGCACCCCGGAGGCCCTAGCCGCCTTTTTCACCTTCCTCCCCGAGCTGAACAGGCTCCTCCCCGAGGCCAAGGGGGACACCCTAAGGCGCACCGCCCAGGTCTTCCACACCCTGGGGGAAGGCATCCTGGGGCTCTTCCCGGAAAGGGTTCTGGAGGAGAAGGTTTCCGGACCCCTTCTGGAGGGGTTAGTGACTCTTCTACTGGAACTCCGGGAAGAGGCCCGGCGGGCCAAGGATTACGCCAAAAGCGACCTGATCCGGGAAAGGCTCAAATCCTTGGGCATCATCGTGGAGGACACCAAGGAAGGTCCTAAGTGGCGTCTAGAGATGGCCTAG
- a CDS encoding acyl-CoA dehydrogenase family protein has protein sequence MTEEKKLWQKGGGWLLEAPERVYTPEDFDESVKEIARTTRTFVEKEVLPLLERMEHGELELNVPLMRKAGELGLLGIDVPEEYGGLDLPKVISTVVAEELSGSGGFSVTYGAHTSIGTLPLVYFGTEEQKRKYLPKLASGEWIAAYCLTEPGSGSDALSAKTRATLSEDGRHYILNGVKQWISNAGFAHLFTVFAKVDGEHFTAFLVERDTPGLSFGPEEKKMGIKASSTRQVILEDVKVPVENVLGEIGKGHKIAFNVLNVGRYKLGAGAVGGAKRALELSAKYAKERHQFGRPIGSFGLIKQKLGEMASRIYAAESAVYRTVGLIDEALVGKKGPEAVMAGIEEYAVEASIIKVLGSEVLSYVVDEGVQIHGGYGYSQEYPIERAYRDARINRIFEGTNEINRLLIPGMLLRRALKGQLPLFQAAMRLQKELLEPSFEEPEDLELHQIAGLKKLALMVAGLAAQKYGQKVEEEQEVLAAAADILIDAYAAESALLRARRLGSVAQAMARLYLLQALDRAQVGALSVLPRLVEGDEARVVYSAARRLTKHEPADLVALRREVAEAVLEAEGYPIPR, from the coding sequence ATGACCGAGGAGAAAAAGCTTTGGCAAAAGGGTGGCGGCTGGCTTTTGGAGGCACCGGAGCGGGTCTACACCCCCGAGGACTTCGACGAGAGCGTCAAGGAGATCGCCCGCACCACCCGCACCTTCGTGGAGAAGGAGGTGCTTCCCCTCCTGGAGCGCATGGAGCACGGGGAGCTGGAGCTGAACGTGCCCCTCATGCGCAAGGCAGGGGAGCTTGGGCTTCTTGGCATCGACGTCCCCGAGGAATACGGGGGCCTGGACCTGCCCAAGGTGATCTCCACGGTGGTGGCGGAGGAGCTTTCCGGCTCGGGGGGTTTTTCCGTCACCTACGGGGCCCACACCTCCATCGGCACGCTGCCTTTGGTCTACTTCGGCACCGAGGAGCAGAAGCGGAAGTACCTCCCCAAGCTGGCCAGCGGGGAGTGGATCGCCGCCTACTGCCTCACGGAGCCGGGTTCGGGCTCGGACGCCCTTTCCGCCAAGACCCGGGCCACCCTTTCGGAGGACGGCCGGCACTACATCCTGAACGGGGTCAAGCAGTGGATCTCTAACGCCGGCTTCGCCCACCTCTTCACCGTCTTCGCCAAGGTGGATGGGGAGCACTTCACCGCCTTCCTGGTGGAGCGGGATACCCCCGGGCTCTCCTTTGGTCCCGAGGAGAAGAAGATGGGCATCAAGGCCTCCAGCACCCGCCAGGTGATCCTGGAGGATGTGAAAGTGCCCGTGGAGAACGTCCTGGGGGAGATCGGCAAGGGGCACAAGATCGCCTTCAACGTCCTCAACGTGGGCCGCTACAAGCTGGGGGCGGGGGCGGTGGGCGGGGCCAAAAGGGCCTTGGAGCTTTCCGCCAAGTACGCCAAGGAGCGCCACCAGTTCGGCCGCCCCATCGGAAGCTTCGGCCTCATCAAGCAGAAGCTCGGGGAGATGGCCTCCCGCATCTACGCCGCCGAAAGCGCCGTCTACCGCACCGTGGGCCTGATCGACGAGGCCTTGGTGGGCAAGAAGGGCCCTGAGGCGGTGATGGCGGGCATTGAGGAGTACGCGGTGGAGGCCAGCATCATCAAGGTGCTGGGCTCCGAGGTCCTCTCCTATGTGGTGGACGAGGGGGTGCAGATCCACGGGGGCTACGGCTACTCCCAGGAATACCCCATCGAGCGGGCCTACCGGGACGCCCGCATCAACCGCATCTTTGAGGGCACCAACGAGATCAACCGCCTCCTCATCCCCGGCATGCTCCTCAGGCGGGCCCTCAAGGGGCAGCTTCCCCTCTTCCAGGCGGCCATGCGGCTCCAGAAGGAGCTTTTGGAGCCCTCCTTTGAGGAGCCCGAGGACCTCGAGCTCCACCAGATCGCGGGCCTTAAGAAGCTCGCCCTCATGGTGGCGGGCCTGGCGGCCCAGAAGTACGGGCAAAAGGTGGAGGAGGAGCAGGAGGTCCTGGCGGCGGCGGCGGATATCCTCATCGACGCCTACGCCGCGGAAAGCGCCCTCCTCCGCGCCCGGAGGCTTGGGAGCGTGGCCCAGGCCATGGCCCGGCTCTACCTGCTCCAGGCCCTGGACCGGGCCCAGGTGGGGGCGCTTTCCGTGCTTCCCCGGCTGGTGGAGGGGGACGAGGCCCGGGTGGTCTACTCCGCGGCCCGCAGGCTCACCAAGCACGAGCCCGCCGACCTGGTGGCCTTGAGGCGGGAGGTGGCGGAGGCGGTCCTCGAGGCCGAGGGCTACCCCATCCCCCGCTAG
- a CDS encoding thiolase family protein: MREAVIVSAVRSPVARGKKDGALAGLHPVDLSAQVMRGAVERIGLDPRELEDVLWGCAMPEAAQGLNIARLALLRAGFPVEVAGATINRFCSSGLQTIAMAAQAVMTGMADAVLAGGVEMMSQVPMSGFHTRLHPDLTPTEWSPEAYSTYIGMGFTAERVAERFGISREDQDRWALRSHQRAAKAWAEGRFTEVVPIRVPKVRYQGTKKVVEEALFERDETVRPETSLEALAKLRPAFKKGGTVTAGNASPYSDGAAAVVVMSREKAEALGLKPLARFVSFAVAGVEPDVMGIGPVKAVPKALERAGLTLDQIDLIEFNEAFAAQVLAVMRTLGLPEEKTNVNGGAIALGHPLGATGAKLTAQLISELGRRGGGYGLVTMCIGGGMGAAGVFEVYPA; this comes from the coding sequence ATGCGGGAAGCGGTAATCGTCAGTGCGGTTCGTAGCCCCGTGGCCCGGGGCAAGAAGGATGGGGCCTTGGCGGGCCTCCACCCCGTGGACCTCTCGGCCCAGGTGATGCGGGGAGCGGTGGAGCGCATCGGCCTGGACCCTCGGGAGCTTGAGGACGTCCTTTGGGGTTGCGCCATGCCCGAGGCGGCGCAGGGGCTCAACATCGCCCGGCTGGCCCTCTTGCGGGCGGGCTTTCCTGTGGAAGTGGCGGGAGCCACTATTAACCGCTTTTGCTCCAGCGGCCTCCAGACCATCGCCATGGCCGCTCAGGCGGTGATGACCGGGATGGCGGACGCGGTCTTGGCGGGGGGGGTGGAGATGATGAGCCAGGTGCCCATGTCCGGCTTCCACACCCGCCTCCACCCCGACCTCACCCCCACGGAGTGGAGCCCGGAAGCCTACTCCACCTACATCGGCATGGGCTTCACCGCGGAAAGGGTGGCGGAGCGCTTCGGCATCAGCCGGGAGGACCAGGACCGCTGGGCCTTAAGGAGCCACCAGCGGGCAGCAAAGGCCTGGGCGGAAGGGCGCTTTACCGAGGTGGTGCCCATCCGGGTGCCCAAGGTGCGCTACCAGGGCACCAAGAAGGTGGTGGAGGAAGCCCTTTTTGAGCGGGACGAGACCGTGCGGCCCGAGACCTCCTTGGAGGCTTTGGCCAAGCTCCGGCCCGCCTTCAAGAAGGGGGGCACGGTAACCGCGGGGAACGCCAGCCCCTACTCCGACGGGGCGGCGGCGGTGGTGGTCATGAGCCGGGAGAAGGCGGAGGCTTTGGGCCTTAAGCCCCTCGCCCGCTTCGTGAGCTTCGCCGTGGCCGGCGTGGAGCCCGACGTGATGGGCATCGGCCCCGTCAAGGCGGTGCCCAAGGCCTTGGAGCGGGCGGGCCTTACCCTGGACCAGATCGACCTTATCGAGTTCAACGAGGCCTTCGCCGCCCAGGTGCTGGCGGTGATGCGCACCCTGGGCCTGCCCGAGGAGAAGACCAACGTGAACGGCGGGGCCATCGCCCTGGGCCACCCCTTGGGGGCCACCGGGGCCAAGCTCACCGCCCAGCTCATTTCGGAGCTGGGGCGGCGGGGCGGAGGGTATGGCTTGGTAACCATGTGCATCGGCGGCGGCATGGGGGCCGCGGGTGTGTTTGAGGTGTATCCGGCGTAA
- a CDS encoding cation:proton antiporter family protein has translation MAGVFLLAFVSGVLAVRLGLPAFLGYLAVGVLLGLGGFPGDRLLDLFADLGVYLLLFTVGLGLRLERLFRREVLGTGALQLLLLPPFLLLLYLLGLAQNPLALLVLTVALINPSTVLLARVLQGRGELAALHGQMALGISVFLDVASLALLILVGFQGAGPSGFLVLLFPLLRPLLVRLFALAQGAELKLLLGVALALLGAEAARLLGAPEALGALFMGLGLARHPGAGEVAERLWALREIFLLGFFVKAGMVVGPDGVFAGLLLLLFLLLKPLSLFLPLVRQGFRARTAFLVGLGLATYSEFALVAAGVLQALGYMTEQGVGAVALAVGGSFLLAAPLLQRAHRLYEAWKPWLARLERPGLHPDEEPQGALGARWLVVGMGRTGAAAYRFLVERGEAVLGLDSDPSKVEYHTAKGRRVLYGDAEDPALWEGLDLTGVRGVILALPDLEARLRATRALRQRGFRGVVGAVSYAREEDAPLKEAGVDVIFHPLLEAGERLAERVLQEGEA, from the coding sequence TTGGCAGGGGTCTTCCTCCTGGCCTTTGTCTCCGGGGTCCTGGCGGTGCGCCTGGGCCTGCCGGCCTTTTTGGGCTACCTGGCGGTGGGGGTTCTCCTGGGGCTTGGGGGCTTCCCGGGAGACCGGCTCTTGGACCTCTTCGCCGATTTGGGGGTCTACCTCCTCCTCTTCACCGTGGGCCTGGGCCTGCGGTTGGAGCGCCTTTTCCGCAGGGAGGTTCTGGGCACCGGGGCCCTCCAGCTCCTCCTCCTCCCCCCCTTCCTCCTCCTTCTCTACCTCCTGGGCCTGGCCCAAAACCCCCTGGCCCTCCTGGTCCTGACCGTGGCCCTTATCAACCCCAGCACCGTGCTCCTGGCCCGGGTGCTCCAGGGCAGGGGGGAGCTTGCCGCCCTTCACGGGCAGATGGCCCTGGGGATCTCCGTCTTCCTGGACGTGGCCTCCCTGGCCCTTTTGATCCTGGTGGGGTTCCAGGGGGCGGGGCCATCCGGGTTTTTGGTCCTTCTCTTTCCCCTGCTGAGGCCCCTTTTGGTCCGCCTGTTCGCCTTGGCCCAGGGGGCCGAGCTGAAGCTTCTCTTGGGGGTAGCCCTGGCCCTGCTGGGGGCGGAGGCGGCTCGCCTCCTGGGGGCTCCGGAGGCCCTGGGGGCCCTCTTCATGGGCTTGGGCCTCGCCCGTCATCCCGGGGCGGGGGAGGTGGCGGAGAGGCTTTGGGCCTTGCGGGAGATCTTTCTGCTGGGCTTTTTCGTCAAGGCGGGGATGGTGGTGGGGCCGGACGGGGTGTTCGCCGGCCTCCTCCTCCTTCTCTTTCTCCTCCTCAAGCCCCTTTCCCTCTTTCTGCCCCTGGTGCGCCAGGGCTTCCGGGCCCGCACGGCTTTCTTGGTGGGGCTGGGCCTCGCCACCTACTCCGAGTTCGCCCTGGTGGCCGCGGGGGTTCTTCAGGCCTTGGGCTATATGACGGAGCAAGGGGTGGGGGCGGTGGCCCTGGCGGTGGGGGGCTCCTTCCTCCTGGCTGCCCCCTTGTTGCAGCGGGCCCACCGCCTCTACGAGGCCTGGAAGCCCTGGCTTGCCCGCCTGGAGCGCCCCGGCCTTCACCCCGACGAGGAGCCCCAGGGGGCCTTGGGGGCGAGGTGGCTGGTGGTGGGCATGGGGCGCACCGGGGCTGCGGCCTACCGCTTCTTAGTGGAAAGGGGAGAAGCGGTGTTGGGCCTGGACAGCGACCCCTCCAAGGTGGAGTACCACACGGCCAAGGGGCGGCGGGTTCTCTACGGGGACGCGGAGGACCCGGCCCTTTGGGAGGGGCTGGACCTCACGGGGGTCCGGGGGGTGATCCTGGCCCTCCCCGACCTGGAGGCCCGCCTGCGGGCCACCCGCGCCCTTCGGCAGAGGGGCTTCCGTGGGGTGGTGGGGGCGGTTAGCTATGCCCGGGAGGAGGACGCCCCCCTTAAGGAGGCCGGGGTGGACGTGATTTTCCACCCCTTGCTGGAAGCGGGTGAGCGCCTTGCCGAGCGGGTTTTGCAAGAAGGCGAGGCCTAG
- the hslO gene encoding Hsp33 family molecular chaperone HslO, protein MGRILRGLAGEGHLRVVAAETSDVAEEARRRHGLSPTATAALGRAMTGALLLAQLLLKTPKERITLRLEGTGPLGGLLAEADPQGNVRGYVQNPQAEVPLRPDGKLNVGELVGAGVLRVDRSLPNGEIYSSTVPLVSGEIAEDLAHYLWQSEQIPSAVLLGVRVKGEGEVEVAGGVAVQVMPEAPEEVLHRLEANLSGLAGLTPLLKERGLEGTLEVLLAGLGFERTDLRALGYALNEIPARFRCRCSREKALEALVFFTPEEREDMIVKDGGAEVVCHWCGEVYRFSPEEIRSLVAEVRCPDCGTLWLYPRADGTLFRIEGDTCRCGRKVEIPSEKRAQA, encoded by the coding sequence ATGGGAAGGATCCTGAGGGGCCTGGCGGGGGAGGGCCACCTGCGGGTAGTGGCGGCGGAAACTTCGGATGTGGCGGAAGAGGCCCGCAGGCGGCACGGCCTTTCCCCCACGGCCACCGCCGCCCTGGGCCGGGCCATGACCGGGGCCTTGCTGCTGGCCCAGCTTCTCCTGAAGACGCCCAAGGAGCGGATTACCCTGCGCCTCGAGGGCACCGGGCCCCTGGGGGGGCTTCTGGCGGAGGCGGACCCCCAGGGAAACGTGCGGGGTTACGTGCAGAACCCTCAGGCCGAGGTGCCCCTGCGCCCTGACGGCAAGCTCAACGTGGGCGAGTTGGTGGGCGCCGGGGTCTTGCGGGTGGACCGGAGCCTCCCGAACGGGGAGATCTACTCCAGCACGGTGCCCCTGGTCTCCGGGGAGATCGCCGAGGACCTGGCCCACTACCTCTGGCAGTCGGAGCAGATCCCCTCCGCGGTCCTCCTGGGGGTGCGGGTGAAGGGGGAAGGGGAGGTGGAGGTGGCGGGGGGCGTGGCGGTCCAGGTGATGCCGGAGGCCCCGGAAGAGGTGCTGCATCGCCTGGAGGCCAACCTTTCGGGCCTGGCGGGCCTCACGCCCCTCCTCAAGGAAAGGGGTTTGGAGGGCACCCTGGAGGTGCTCCTAGCGGGGCTTGGGTTTGAGCGCACGGACCTCCGGGCCCTGGGCTACGCCCTGAACGAGATCCCTGCCCGCTTCCGCTGCCGTTGCAGCCGGGAGAAGGCCCTCGAGGCCCTGGTCTTCTTCACCCCCGAGGAGCGGGAGGACATGATCGTCAAAGACGGCGGGGCGGAGGTGGTCTGCCACTGGTGCGGCGAGGTCTACCGCTTTTCCCCGGAGGAGATCCGCTCCTTGGTGGCCGAGGTGCGTTGCCCCGACTGCGGTACCCTCTGGCTTTACCCACGGGCGGATGGCACCCTCTTCCGCATCGAAGGGGACACCTGCCGCTGTGGGCGTAAGGTGGAAATTCCTTCGGAAAAAAGGGCCCAGGCCTGA
- a CDS encoding aminopeptidase, with translation MSAFQENLEKLAELAIRVGLNLEKGQEVIATAPIEAVDFVRLLAEKAYGHGASLFTVIYGDNAIARKRLSLAPEEGLDKAPAWLYEGMAKAFREGAARLAVSGNDPKALEGLPPERIGRAQQAQSRAYKPALEAISQFVTNWTIVPYAHPGWAKAVFPGLPEEEAVARLWQAIFQATRADAEDPVAAWEAHNRNLHQKVAYLNERRFHALHFRGPGTDLVVGLAEGHLWQGGATPTKKGLLCNPNLPTEEVFTAPHRERVEGVVRSTRPLALGGQLVEGLWARFEKGYAVEVGAEKGEEVLLKVLATDEGARRLGEVALVAADNPIAQTGLVFFDTLFDENAASHIAFGQAYAENLEGRPSGEAFRSRGGNESLVHIDWMIGSEEVDVDGLYPDGTRVPLMRQGLWVI, from the coding sequence GTGAGCGCCTTTCAGGAAAACCTAGAGAAGCTGGCCGAGCTGGCCATCCGCGTGGGGCTAAACCTGGAGAAGGGGCAGGAGGTCATCGCCACCGCCCCCATCGAGGCGGTGGACTTTGTCCGCCTTCTAGCGGAAAAAGCATATGGACACGGGGCCAGCCTCTTCACGGTCATCTACGGGGACAACGCGATAGCCCGTAAGCGGCTCTCCCTGGCGCCCGAGGAAGGCCTGGACAAAGCCCCAGCCTGGCTCTACGAGGGCATGGCCAAGGCCTTCCGCGAAGGGGCGGCCCGTCTGGCGGTTTCCGGCAACGACCCCAAGGCCTTGGAGGGCCTGCCCCCCGAGCGCATCGGCCGGGCGCAACAGGCGCAGAGCCGAGCCTACAAACCCGCGCTGGAGGCCATCAGCCAGTTCGTCACCAACTGGACCATCGTGCCCTACGCCCACCCTGGCTGGGCCAAAGCGGTCTTCCCCGGCCTTCCCGAGGAGGAAGCAGTGGCCAGGCTCTGGCAGGCCATCTTCCAGGCCACCCGGGCGGATGCCGAAGACCCCGTGGCCGCCTGGGAGGCCCACAACCGCAACCTCCACCAAAAGGTGGCCTACTTGAACGAGCGGCGCTTCCACGCCCTCCACTTCCGGGGCCCGGGCACGGACCTGGTGGTGGGCTTGGCGGAGGGCCACCTCTGGCAAGGCGGGGCCACCCCCACCAAAAAGGGCCTCCTCTGCAACCCCAACCTGCCCACGGAGGAGGTCTTCACCGCCCCCCACCGGGAGCGGGTGGAGGGGGTGGTGCGCTCCACCCGGCCCCTGGCCCTAGGGGGGCAACTGGTGGAGGGCCTCTGGGCCCGGTTTGAAAAGGGGTACGCGGTGGAGGTGGGGGCGGAAAAGGGCGAGGAGGTGCTTCTCAAGGTCCTGGCCACCGACGAGGGGGCCAGGCGCCTGGGGGAGGTGGCCCTGGTGGCGGCGGACAACCCCATCGCCCAAACGGGTTTGGTCTTCTTCGACACCCTTTTTGACGAAAACGCCGCCAGCCACATCGCCTTCGGCCAGGCCTATGCCGAGAACCTCGAGGGCCGCCCCAGCGGCGAGGCCTTCCGCAGCCGTGGAGGCAACGAGAGCCTGGTGCACATCGACTGGATGATCGGCTCGGAAGAGGTGGACGTGGACGGGCTCTACCCGGACGGCACCCGGGTACCCCTCATGCGCCAGGGGCTTTGGGTGATCTGA
- a CDS encoding O-acetylhomoserine aminocarboxypropyltransferase/cysteine synthase family protein has product MEYETLAVLSGLPQDPHGALGLPIYAVAAYGFKTLEEGAERFATGEGYVYARQKDPTGKALEERLKALEGGMEALVFASGQAATFAALFSLLRPGDEVVAAKGLFGQTIGLFQQVLAPMGIGVRYVEPEPDRVREALTGRTRAIFVETMANPALVVPDLEELASLAEERGLALVVDNTFGATGALAKPLQWGAHVVVESLTKWASGHGSVLGGAVVVRESRIWQNYPQFLEKDARGQVPWEALGPRCYPERVRTLGLSLMGMALSPFNVYLLFQGLETVALRVRRMSETALRLAEALRGHPKVKALRYPGLPEDPAHPMARKYLASGGPMLTLDLGSQEAASRFLKAIPLPKAANLGDARTLLVHPWTTTHSRLPEEGRLQAGVTPGLVRVSVGLEAPEDLVAWFQEALAAA; this is encoded by the coding sequence ATGGAGTACGAGACCCTGGCGGTGCTTTCAGGGCTTCCCCAGGACCCCCACGGGGCTTTGGGCCTCCCCATCTACGCGGTGGCCGCCTACGGCTTTAAGACCTTGGAGGAAGGGGCGGAGCGCTTTGCCACCGGGGAGGGTTACGTTTACGCGAGGCAGAAGGACCCCACCGGCAAAGCCCTGGAGGAGCGGTTAAAGGCTTTGGAAGGGGGCATGGAGGCCTTGGTCTTTGCCTCAGGCCAGGCGGCCACCTTCGCCGCCCTCTTTTCCCTCCTGCGCCCGGGGGACGAGGTGGTGGCGGCCAAGGGGCTTTTCGGCCAGACCATCGGCCTTTTCCAGCAGGTTTTAGCCCCCATGGGCATAGGGGTCCGCTACGTGGAGCCCGAGCCCGACCGGGTGCGGGAGGCCCTCACGGGGAGGACCCGGGCCATCTTCGTGGAGACCATGGCCAACCCCGCCCTGGTGGTGCCGGACCTCGAGGAGCTAGCCTCCTTGGCGGAGGAAAGGGGCCTCGCCCTGGTGGTGGACAACACCTTTGGCGCCACGGGAGCCTTGGCCAAACCCCTCCAGTGGGGGGCCCACGTGGTGGTGGAAAGCCTCACCAAATGGGCCTCGGGGCACGGCTCCGTGCTGGGCGGGGCTGTGGTGGTGAGGGAAAGCCGCATCTGGCAAAACTATCCCCAGTTCCTGGAAAAGGATGCCCGGGGCCAGGTGCCTTGGGAGGCCCTGGGACCCCGGTGTTATCCGGAGCGGGTGCGGACCTTGGGGCTATCCCTTATGGGCATGGCCCTTTCCCCCTTCAACGTCTACCTTCTCTTTCAGGGTTTGGAAACCGTGGCCCTCCGGGTGCGGCGCATGAGCGAAACCGCCCTTCGCCTGGCCGAGGCCTTGCGGGGGCACCCCAAGGTGAAGGCCCTGCGTTACCCCGGTTTGCCCGAGGACCCCGCCCACCCCATGGCCCGGAAGTACCTGGCCTCAGGGGGGCCCATGCTCACCCTGGACCTGGGAAGCCAGGAAGCAGCGAGCCGTTTCCTGAAGGCCATACCCCTCCCCAAGGCCGCCAACCTGGGGGATGCCCGCACCCTCCTGGTCCACCCCTGGACCACCACCCACAGCCGGCTTCCGGAGGAGGGAAGGCTGCAAGCGGGGGTGACCCCGGGGCTTGTGCGGGTTTCTGTAGGCCTCGAGGCCCCTGAAGACCTCGTGGCCTGGTTCCAGGAGGCTTTGGCCGCCGCTTAG
- a CDS encoding universal stress protein — MFKTILLAYDGSDHAKRAAEVAKAEALAHGARLVVVHVYEPVPDYLGEPFFQEALKRRLERAEKVLAEAVALTEVPREDALLLEGRPAEAILEAAIGEKADLIVMGTRGLGAIGSLFLGSQSQKVVAEAPCPVLLVR, encoded by the coding sequence ATGTTCAAGACCATCCTTTTGGCCTACGATGGATCGGACCACGCCAAGCGGGCGGCAGAAGTGGCCAAGGCAGAGGCTCTGGCCCATGGGGCCAGGCTGGTGGTGGTTCACGTCTACGAGCCCGTGCCCGACTACCTGGGGGAGCCCTTCTTCCAGGAGGCCTTGAAGCGGCGGTTGGAGCGGGCGGAAAAGGTCCTGGCCGAGGCGGTGGCCCTTACCGAGGTCCCCAGGGAGGATGCCCTTCTCCTCGAGGGCCGCCCGGCGGAGGCCATCCTGGAAGCCGCCATTGGGGAGAAGGCCGACCTCATCGTCATGGGTACCCGGGGCCTGGGGGCCATCGGGAGCCTCTTCCTGGGTAGCCAAAGCCAAAAGGTGGTGGCGGAAGCCCCCTGCCCTGTCCTACTGGTGCGCTAA